A window of the Gammaproteobacteria bacterium genome harbors these coding sequences:
- a CDS encoding ABC transporter permease, whose product MKTLLMLALQSMRNRRLTAIMTILAIAVSVTLLVGVEKLRTGAKVSFSNTISGTDLIVGARSGSVQMLLYSVFRIGNATNNISWQSYQDIAANPKVAWTIPISLGDSHRGYRVLGTNSDYFKHYKYGRQRQLNFDQGRQFVGLHDVVLGAEVAKKLGYQLDQQLVIGHGIGNTSFSEHKDQPFKVVGILKPTGTPLDRTLHVSLAAIEAIHVDWQAGAYIAGSGGSVPIEDRQLQPKAITAMLVGLKSKMATFKLQRSINNYRGEALQAILPGVALQELWAMISIAEQMLLVISSFVVATGLFGMLTVLLTSLNERRREMAILRAVGARPWHIFLLLVLETGGLTLCGILLSMLMLYGGLGLSLPMIESQFGLFLELDWPSSYELKLLAVVWFSGTLCGLIPGYRAYRNSVSDGMTVRI is encoded by the coding sequence ATGAAAACCTTATTAATGTTAGCGCTGCAAAGCATGAGAAACCGGCGTTTAACCGCGATCATGACCATCTTAGCAATTGCCGTTAGCGTGACCCTGTTAGTCGGGGTTGAGAAGTTAAGAACGGGTGCTAAAGTCAGTTTCAGCAATACCATTTCAGGGACCGACTTAATTGTCGGAGCACGCTCTGGCTCGGTTCAAATGTTGCTATATTCGGTGTTCAGAATAGGCAATGCAACGAACAACATCAGTTGGCAGAGTTATCAAGACATCGCTGCTAATCCTAAAGTTGCCTGGACCATTCCTATTTCACTGGGCGACTCACACCGCGGATATCGAGTACTGGGCACCAATAGTGATTATTTTAAGCATTATAAATACGGTCGTCAGCGTCAGTTGAACTTTGACCAAGGTCGCCAGTTTGTTGGGCTGCATGATGTAGTGCTTGGCGCTGAAGTGGCGAAAAAACTCGGTTATCAATTGGATCAGCAGTTAGTGATTGGCCACGGTATTGGCAATACCAGTTTTAGCGAACACAAAGATCAGCCATTTAAGGTTGTTGGTATTCTTAAGCCGACTGGCACCCCACTTGATCGGACCTTACATGTTAGCTTAGCAGCGATTGAGGCTATTCATGTCGATTGGCAAGCGGGAGCGTATATTGCTGGCTCTGGCGGTAGTGTGCCGATTGAGGATCGGCAGTTACAGCCCAAGGCTATTACTGCAATGCTGGTGGGGCTAAAGTCAAAAATGGCCACATTTAAGCTGCAACGCAGCATTAATAACTACCGTGGTGAAGCATTACAAGCTATTTTACCTGGCGTTGCACTGCAAGAGTTGTGGGCAATGATCAGCATTGCAGAGCAGATGTTATTGGTGATCTCGAGCTTTGTCGTGGCAACCGGACTATTCGGAATGTTAACGGTATTACTAACCAGTTTGAATGAACGACGCCGTGAAATGGCGATTTTGCGCGCTGTTGGCGCTCGTCCATGGCATATATTTTTGTTACTGGTACTTGAAACTGGCGGGTTGACCTTGTGCGGAATTTTGCTATCGATGTTAATGCTGTACGGTGGTTTAGGTCTGAGTTTGCCCATGATAGAAAGTCAGTTTGGGCTCTTTTTAGAATTAGATTGGCCGAGCAGTTATGAATTGAAATTGCTCGCTGTTGTTTGGTTCTCTGGTACCTTGTGTGGCTTAATACCTGGTTATCGCGCTTATCGTAACAGTGTTAGCGATGGCATGACGGTACGGATTTAA
- a CDS encoding DUF3299 domain-containing protein has product MKKILYVGAMLLLGYFSPVHSETINGQQVNELDWDNLMPEYLALPQEGDVMFDAQQFAELTEDPMTDLATNAPLASAAVMPELDGQIIRIPGFVVPLVEDGLKITEFFLVPYFGACIHVPPPPANQMLHVTFPAGIEIDSIYDAVTIVGKLTIATVTNEMGTAGYKLEAISIEPYQL; this is encoded by the coding sequence ATGAAAAAAATATTATATGTCGGGGCAATGTTATTGCTGGGTTATTTTAGCCCTGTCCACAGTGAAACGATCAATGGCCAGCAGGTTAACGAGCTTGACTGGGATAACCTGATGCCAGAATATTTGGCATTGCCGCAAGAGGGTGATGTAATGTTTGATGCCCAGCAATTTGCCGAATTGACTGAAGATCCAATGACTGATTTGGCCACGAACGCGCCACTAGCATCTGCGGCGGTAATGCCTGAATTAGACGGCCAAATAATTCGTATACCAGGGTTTGTGGTGCCATTGGTCGAAGATGGGTTAAAGATTACCGAGTTTTTCCTCGTGCCGTACTTTGGTGCTTGCATTCATGTGCCGCCACCACCGGCCAATCAAATGTTACACGTTACCTTTCCTGCCGGCATCGAAATTGACAGCATTTATGATGCGGTAACAATTGTCGGCAAGTTGACCATCGCAACGGTGACCAATGAAATGGGTACGGCCGGATATAAGCTGGAAGCTATCAGCATTG
- a CDS encoding ABC transporter ATP-binding protein: MLTPIIELDQVHFSWDNKQPVLDIPSLKIYSGERIFLHGPSGSGKSSLLNLIGGINIPNQGSVCLLGQKINQQGSAWRDRFRSDHIGLIFQQFNLLPYLSVIENVLLPCRFSTQRRQRAISRYGTLNSAATQLLDQLGMAQSMWNRPVTTLSIGQQQRVAAARALIGSPELLIADEPTSALDTDSRNAFLQLLINECDHSETTLIFVSHDNSLQANFSRVISLAQLNQVEVV, translated from the coding sequence GTGTTAACACCTATTATCGAATTGGATCAGGTGCACTTTAGTTGGGATAACAAGCAGCCAGTGCTTGATATTCCAAGCTTAAAAATATATTCAGGTGAGCGAATATTTCTGCACGGTCCTTCCGGCAGTGGTAAAAGTTCACTGCTGAATTTAATCGGCGGAATAAATATCCCAAATCAGGGCAGTGTATGCCTATTGGGGCAAAAGATTAATCAGCAGGGCAGTGCCTGGCGAGATCGTTTTAGATCGGATCATATCGGACTGATATTCCAACAGTTTAATTTACTCCCTTACCTTAGTGTTATCGAGAATGTGTTGTTGCCGTGTCGCTTCTCTACCCAGCGTCGCCAACGTGCAATAAGCCGTTATGGCACGTTAAACAGCGCCGCAACGCAGTTACTTGATCAGCTCGGCATGGCACAAAGTATGTGGAACCGACCGGTAACCACACTGAGTATCGGCCAGCAACAGCGGGTTGCTGCAGCCAGAGCATTAATTGGCAGCCCTGAACTACTGATTGCCGATGAACCAACGTCAGCACTCGATACGGACAGTCGAAATGCATTTCTACAGCTATTAATCAATGAATGCGATCATAGCGAAACTACGTTGATTTTTGTTAGCCATGACAACTCGCTGCAAGCGAATTTTAGTCGGGTAATTTCATTGGCTCAGTTAAACCAAGTTGAGGTGGTGTGA